One segment of Manduca sexta isolate Smith_Timp_Sample1 chromosome 27, JHU_Msex_v1.0, whole genome shotgun sequence DNA contains the following:
- the LOC115452931 gene encoding uncharacterized protein LOC115452931 isoform X2, whose translation MQMLKFFTNSLAGWPIEAVEGIDGKKNFYWRNGLVVIAYAYFFGQVFYIYRYINDYTFLVMGHSYITVLMTIVTIARHTLPYFKCYDDTTADFVHNIHLFNYRNKPGYYKEFHLKIHKISHAFSVYLCTLLVTGPSMFNGIPLYNNYASGAFSFNRSPNVTYEQAVSLLLPFDDTNNFKGYFVVFLANCCVSYISSCCLCIYDLLLSLMVFHLWGHLKILTKTLDNFPKPGFLNPQAIEADPNKSLKFSDEELKVIHKKLGECVAHHQLISNFSTRMSNTFGLSLFIYYGFHQLSGCLLLLECAQLEAAAIICYGPLTLVVFQQLIQLSFIFELIGTVNEGLTDSVYCLPWEAMDQGNKKIVFTFLRQSQKSMNLKALNMLSIGVQTMAKILKTTMTYFLMLQTIAKDES comes from the exons ATGCAAATGTTAAAGTTTTTTACGAATTCGCTAGCAGGTTGGCCTATCGAGGCTGTGGAAGGGATAGACGGCAAGAAAAATTTTTACTGGAGAAACGGCTTGGTTGTCATTGCATATGCGTATTTTTTCGGacaagtgttttatatttacaggTATATTAACGATTACACATTTTTAGTCATGGGTCATTCGTACATCACTGTACTCATGACTATTGTAACAATA GCTCGACACACATTACCATACTTCAAATGCTACGACGATACGACTGCCGACTTCGTGCATAATATCCACCTTTTCAATTATCGAAACAAACCTGGCTACTACAAGGAG TTTCACTTAAAGATACACAAAATATCCCACGCTTTCTCGGTATACCTGTGCACACTATTGGTGACGGGTCCTAGTATGTTCAATGGTATACCACTTTACAACAACTATGCGTCGGGAGCTTTTAGCTTTAACAGATCGCCTAACGTGACCTACGAACAGGCCGTGAGCTTGTTGCTACCTTTCGatgatacaaataatttcaaaggtTACTTCGTAGTTTTTCTTGCTAATTGCTGTGTGAGTTATATTTCCTCGTGTTGTCTTTGTATCTATGACCTCCTCCTTTCTCTCATGGTGTTCCATCTTTGGGGACATCTAAAAATCCTTACAAAGACCCTCGATAACTTCCCGAAGCCAGGATTTCTAAATCCACAAGCTATTGAAGCGGATCCgaacaaaagtttaaaattttctgaTGAAGAACTGAAAGTTATTCACAAGAAACTTGGTGAATGTGTGGCTCATCATCAGTTGATTTCCAA CTTCTCAACGCGTATGTCGAACACTTTTGGATTGTCACTGTTCATCTATTACGGTTTCCATCAGCTGAGCGGCTGCTTGCTGTTGCTGGAATGCGCACAACTG GAAGCTGCAGCCATTATATGCTATGGGCCGCTTACGTTGGTCGTGTTTCAACAATTAATACAATTGTCATTTATATTTGAGCTCATAGGGACTGtg AACGAGGGCCTTACGGACTCCGTGTATTGTTTGCCGTGGGAGGCTATGGACCAAGGAAACAAGAAAATAGTATTCACTTTTCTACGTCAATCACAGAAGTCGATGAATTTAAAAGCTTTGAACATGCTTAGCATTGGAGTACAGACTATGGCAAAG ATTTTGAAGACAACCATGACCTACTTTTTGATGCTTCAAACAATCGCCAAAGATGAGAGCTAA
- the LOC115452931 gene encoding uncharacterized protein LOC115452931 isoform X1, which produces MKFFVDGSEIAHITKPQDIQYMQMLKFFTNSLAGWPIEAVEGIDGKKNFYWRNGLVVIAYAYFFGQVFYIYRYINDYTFLVMGHSYITVLMTIVTIARHTLPYFKCYDDTTADFVHNIHLFNYRNKPGYYKEFHLKIHKISHAFSVYLCTLLVTGPSMFNGIPLYNNYASGAFSFNRSPNVTYEQAVSLLLPFDDTNNFKGYFVVFLANCCVSYISSCCLCIYDLLLSLMVFHLWGHLKILTKTLDNFPKPGFLNPQAIEADPNKSLKFSDEELKVIHKKLGECVAHHQLISNFSTRMSNTFGLSLFIYYGFHQLSGCLLLLECAQLEAAAIICYGPLTLVVFQQLIQLSFIFELIGTVNEGLTDSVYCLPWEAMDQGNKKIVFTFLRQSQKSMNLKALNMLSIGVQTMAKILKTTMTYFLMLQTIAKDES; this is translated from the exons ATGAAGTTTTTTGTAGACGGCAGCGAAATAGC GCACATAACAAAACCTCAAGATATACAATATATGCAAATGTTAAAGTTTTTTACGAATTCGCTAGCAGGTTGGCCTATCGAGGCTGTGGAAGGGATAGACGGCAAGAAAAATTTTTACTGGAGAAACGGCTTGGTTGTCATTGCATATGCGTATTTTTTCGGacaagtgttttatatttacaggTATATTAACGATTACACATTTTTAGTCATGGGTCATTCGTACATCACTGTACTCATGACTATTGTAACAATA GCTCGACACACATTACCATACTTCAAATGCTACGACGATACGACTGCCGACTTCGTGCATAATATCCACCTTTTCAATTATCGAAACAAACCTGGCTACTACAAGGAG TTTCACTTAAAGATACACAAAATATCCCACGCTTTCTCGGTATACCTGTGCACACTATTGGTGACGGGTCCTAGTATGTTCAATGGTATACCACTTTACAACAACTATGCGTCGGGAGCTTTTAGCTTTAACAGATCGCCTAACGTGACCTACGAACAGGCCGTGAGCTTGTTGCTACCTTTCGatgatacaaataatttcaaaggtTACTTCGTAGTTTTTCTTGCTAATTGCTGTGTGAGTTATATTTCCTCGTGTTGTCTTTGTATCTATGACCTCCTCCTTTCTCTCATGGTGTTCCATCTTTGGGGACATCTAAAAATCCTTACAAAGACCCTCGATAACTTCCCGAAGCCAGGATTTCTAAATCCACAAGCTATTGAAGCGGATCCgaacaaaagtttaaaattttctgaTGAAGAACTGAAAGTTATTCACAAGAAACTTGGTGAATGTGTGGCTCATCATCAGTTGATTTCCAA CTTCTCAACGCGTATGTCGAACACTTTTGGATTGTCACTGTTCATCTATTACGGTTTCCATCAGCTGAGCGGCTGCTTGCTGTTGCTGGAATGCGCACAACTG GAAGCTGCAGCCATTATATGCTATGGGCCGCTTACGTTGGTCGTGTTTCAACAATTAATACAATTGTCATTTATATTTGAGCTCATAGGGACTGtg AACGAGGGCCTTACGGACTCCGTGTATTGTTTGCCGTGGGAGGCTATGGACCAAGGAAACAAGAAAATAGTATTCACTTTTCTACGTCAATCACAGAAGTCGATGAATTTAAAAGCTTTGAACATGCTTAGCATTGGAGTACAGACTATGGCAAAG ATTTTGAAGACAACCATGACCTACTTTTTGATGCTTCAAACAATCGCCAAAGATGAGAGCTAA
- the LOC115452931 gene encoding uncharacterized protein LOC115452931 isoform X3, protein MKFFVDGSEIAYINDYTFLVMGHSYITVLMTIVTIARHTLPYFKCYDDTTADFVHNIHLFNYRNKPGYYKEFHLKIHKISHAFSVYLCTLLVTGPSMFNGIPLYNNYASGAFSFNRSPNVTYEQAVSLLLPFDDTNNFKGYFVVFLANCCVSYISSCCLCIYDLLLSLMVFHLWGHLKILTKTLDNFPKPGFLNPQAIEADPNKSLKFSDEELKVIHKKLGECVAHHQLISNFSTRMSNTFGLSLFIYYGFHQLSGCLLLLECAQLEAAAIICYGPLTLVVFQQLIQLSFIFELIGTVNEGLTDSVYCLPWEAMDQGNKKIVFTFLRQSQKSMNLKALNMLSIGVQTMAKILKTTMTYFLMLQTIAKDES, encoded by the exons ATGAAGTTTTTTGTAGACGGCAGCGAAATAGC gTATATTAACGATTACACATTTTTAGTCATGGGTCATTCGTACATCACTGTACTCATGACTATTGTAACAATA GCTCGACACACATTACCATACTTCAAATGCTACGACGATACGACTGCCGACTTCGTGCATAATATCCACCTTTTCAATTATCGAAACAAACCTGGCTACTACAAGGAG TTTCACTTAAAGATACACAAAATATCCCACGCTTTCTCGGTATACCTGTGCACACTATTGGTGACGGGTCCTAGTATGTTCAATGGTATACCACTTTACAACAACTATGCGTCGGGAGCTTTTAGCTTTAACAGATCGCCTAACGTGACCTACGAACAGGCCGTGAGCTTGTTGCTACCTTTCGatgatacaaataatttcaaaggtTACTTCGTAGTTTTTCTTGCTAATTGCTGTGTGAGTTATATTTCCTCGTGTTGTCTTTGTATCTATGACCTCCTCCTTTCTCTCATGGTGTTCCATCTTTGGGGACATCTAAAAATCCTTACAAAGACCCTCGATAACTTCCCGAAGCCAGGATTTCTAAATCCACAAGCTATTGAAGCGGATCCgaacaaaagtttaaaattttctgaTGAAGAACTGAAAGTTATTCACAAGAAACTTGGTGAATGTGTGGCTCATCATCAGTTGATTTCCAA CTTCTCAACGCGTATGTCGAACACTTTTGGATTGTCACTGTTCATCTATTACGGTTTCCATCAGCTGAGCGGCTGCTTGCTGTTGCTGGAATGCGCACAACTG GAAGCTGCAGCCATTATATGCTATGGGCCGCTTACGTTGGTCGTGTTTCAACAATTAATACAATTGTCATTTATATTTGAGCTCATAGGGACTGtg AACGAGGGCCTTACGGACTCCGTGTATTGTTTGCCGTGGGAGGCTATGGACCAAGGAAACAAGAAAATAGTATTCACTTTTCTACGTCAATCACAGAAGTCGATGAATTTAAAAGCTTTGAACATGCTTAGCATTGGAGTACAGACTATGGCAAAG ATTTTGAAGACAACCATGACCTACTTTTTGATGCTTCAAACAATCGCCAAAGATGAGAGCTAA